The Planktothrix tepida PCC 9214 genome window below encodes:
- a CDS encoding FAD-dependent hydroxylase, protein MLVSSHLQTQSSCVDSSKPEIDYDVVIVGGGIVGATLACGLKDSGLKVTIIESQPPEAAIGRRQAYALTLQTGRILKQIGVWDEILAKITTFYQISLSDSDYPNVVKFLPQDLGTNELGYVGEHGVLLSAMYDFLEQCPNVVWQCPAILKTVNYYSDFVEIEIEKEGNSQRFCSRIVVAADGAKSRLREEAEIKTHGWKYWQSCIAMTIKTEKSHQNVAFERFWPSGPMGVLPLPGNRCQVVWTAPHAEAQALKELDETEFLQLLEYRTGGLLGKLELLSDRYVYPVQLMQSDRYIQHRLALVGDAAHCCHPVGGQGLNMGIRDAGALAEVLKTAHHNHQDIGQEKILKRYENWRQKENLIVLGLTDFLDRSFSGNWIPKVKIRRLGLGFLKKVKVFRYLALRLMTGLIGRAPKIAL, encoded by the coding sequence ATGCTGGTGTCGTCGCATTTACAAACTCAATCTTCCTGCGTGGATTCCTCCAAACCAGAGATCGATTATGATGTCGTTATTGTCGGGGGTGGAATTGTGGGGGCTACTTTAGCCTGTGGGTTGAAAGATTCGGGGTTAAAGGTAACCATTATTGAATCTCAACCGCCAGAAGCCGCCATTGGAAGACGACAAGCTTATGCGTTAACGCTACAAACGGGACGCATTCTCAAACAAATCGGGGTTTGGGATGAGATTTTAGCTAAAATTACGACGTTTTATCAGATTAGTTTAAGTGATTCTGATTATCCGAATGTTGTTAAATTCCTACCTCAAGATTTAGGAACCAATGAGTTAGGATATGTGGGCGAACATGGGGTGCTGTTATCAGCAATGTATGATTTTTTAGAACAATGTCCAAATGTTGTTTGGCAATGTCCAGCTATTTTAAAAACGGTTAATTATTATTCTGATTTTGTCGAAATTGAAATTGAAAAAGAAGGGAATTCTCAACGATTTTGCAGTCGAATTGTAGTCGCTGCGGATGGGGCAAAATCTCGCTTACGGGAAGAGGCGGAAATTAAAACTCACGGTTGGAAATATTGGCAATCTTGTATAGCCATGACGATTAAAACTGAAAAATCCCATCAAAATGTAGCCTTTGAACGCTTCTGGCCTAGTGGCCCAATGGGGGTTTTACCGTTACCCGGAAATCGTTGTCAAGTGGTTTGGACAGCCCCCCATGCAGAAGCGCAGGCTTTAAAAGAATTAGATGAAACCGAATTTTTGCAATTATTAGAATATCGGACAGGAGGATTATTAGGAAAATTAGAATTATTAAGCGATCGCTATGTTTATCCGGTACAATTAATGCAAAGCGATCGCTATATTCAACATCGATTAGCATTAGTGGGAGATGCCGCCCATTGTTGTCATCCTGTGGGGGGACAAGGATTAAATATGGGAATTCGAGATGCAGGAGCTTTAGCAGAAGTCTTGAAAACTGCCCATCACAATCATCAAGATATCGGACAAGAAAAAATCTTAAAACGCTATGAAAACTGGAGACAAAAAGAGAATTTAATTGTTTTAGGATTAACGGATTTCTTAGACCGAAGTTTCTCAGGAAATTGGATACCCAAAGTTAAGATACGTCGTCTAGGATTAGGGTTCTTAAAAAAGGTGAAAGTTTTCCGTTATTTGGCATTACGATTAATGACAGGTTTAATTGGTCGTGCTCCCAAAATAGCCCTTTAA
- a CDS encoding bromodomain-containing protein gives MDFKYKWKNGATPTPDEAAHKAHLLDESQFETTQDQQIAEEQARQYLNVPLRTLDADKYPLPHGDSTSESADIQKP, from the coding sequence ATGGATTTTAAATATAAATGGAAAAATGGTGCAACTCCGACCCCGGATGAAGCTGCACATAAAGCTCATCTCCTCGATGAAAGTCAATTTGAAACGACTCAGGATCAACAAATTGCAGAGGAACAAGCACGACAATATTTGAATGTACCCCTGCGAACGTTAGACGCAGATAAATACCCGTTACCTCATGGTGATTCTACAAGCGAAAGTGCAGATATCCAAAAGCCGTAA
- a CDS encoding calcium-binding protein, whose translation MSSPNIATTTINGTNENDSLLGTPGNDNIFSFGGDVVIDALPGNDNIYSGDGDDSVDGGEGTAWIEGGKGNDQLRGSFDNDTLQGQEGNDSLFGGIDDIPPISGRDITGQDWLSGGTGDDFLSANENNDTLTGDDGNDIGYGGKNNDLIFGDKGNDSLYGDENNDTLIGSVTDGTVPPEGEEEDVLYGYENNDLIQGGIGKDTIYAGEGDDFVFGGQQDDLLRGELGRDTVYGDEGNDTLFGGYFPQDMMSDPSEDLLWGGTGDDVLYGNLFNDTLIGGEGNDTLYGGEDDDILYGENGDDLMYGDQGSDIVCGGDGDDTLYGGTGETGNIKDISQLEQLEGGAGNDILSANEGMGELCGDEGNDTLYGGKEADTLKGGANDDWLFSDLGNDSLTGGSGSDRFVIAADTGLDQITDFQLGQDLIVLNQGLTFSQLTLTQDGTSALISFNNQPLVKLNNIQAELISSNAFEVLV comes from the coding sequence TTGAGTTCTCCCAATATTGCCACAACTACGATTAACGGTACTAATGAGAATGATAGTCTGCTGGGAACACCTGGAAATGACAACATCTTCTCATTTGGAGGAGATGTTGTCATTGATGCGTTACCTGGAAATGACAATATCTATAGTGGTGACGGCGATGATAGCGTTGATGGGGGAGAAGGAACTGCTTGGATAGAAGGCGGAAAAGGAAATGATCAACTTCGGGGTAGTTTTGATAATGATACCCTTCAAGGTCAAGAAGGAAATGATAGTTTATTTGGAGGCATTGATGATATTCCCCCCATATCGGGTCGTGATATTACTGGACAAGATTGGTTGAGTGGGGGGACGGGAGATGATTTCCTCTCGGCTAATGAAAATAACGATACTCTAACCGGGGATGATGGTAACGATATTGGATATGGTGGGAAGAATAATGACCTGATCTTTGGGGATAAAGGCAATGATAGCCTCTATGGAGATGAGAATAATGACACCCTCATTGGCAGTGTAACTGATGGTACTGTTCCACCAGAAGGGGAGGAAGAAGACGTTCTCTATGGTTATGAGAACAATGATTTAATTCAAGGCGGTATCGGTAAGGATACCATTTATGCCGGGGAAGGAGATGATTTCGTTTTTGGCGGTCAACAAGATGATTTGTTGCGGGGTGAATTAGGCCGAGATACTGTTTATGGTGATGAAGGTAATGATACCTTATTTGGTGGTTACTTCCCCCAAGATATGATGAGTGACCCTTCAGAGGATTTGTTATGGGGGGGAACAGGGGATGATGTTCTCTATGGTAACTTGTTTAACGATACCTTAATCGGTGGTGAAGGAAATGATACCCTCTATGGAGGGGAAGATGACGATATTCTCTATGGCGAGAATGGCGATGATTTGATGTATGGAGATCAAGGGAGTGATATTGTCTGCGGTGGCGACGGGGATGATACCCTCTATGGCGGTACAGGTGAAACTGGAAACATCAAAGATATCTCGCAATTAGAACAATTAGAGGGAGGTGCAGGAAATGATATTCTTTCAGCCAATGAAGGTATGGGTGAACTGTGCGGAGATGAAGGTAATGATACCCTCTATGGCGGTAAAGAAGCGGATACCCTCAAAGGAGGTGCAAATGATGACTGGTTGTTTAGTGATTTGGGAAATGATAGTTTAACTGGAGGAAGTGGAAGTGATCGCTTTGTAATTGCTGCGGATACAGGATTAGATCAAATTACCGATTTTCAACTCGGACAAGATTTGATTGTATTAAATCAGGGTTTAACGTTCTCTCAACTCACTCTAACTCAAGATGGAACATCGGCTTTAATTAGTTTTAATAATCAACCGTTAGTCAAGCTTAATAACATCCAAGCAGAGTTGATTTCTAGCAATGCGTTTGAGGTATTAGTTTAA
- a CDS encoding Ig-like domain-containing protein, whose protein sequence is MSWFRFSLRWNAGFSSSQISLRNDTEISVKTSQGLSXSTRYTSSSRSSSFRTRYTSSDRSSSFRTCYTSSDRSSSFRTXFTPTPGYIGPASFEYTVNDGNGGISTATVNITVDELPNQPPILVDDTATTQQDTPVTLNPLNNDTDPNGDNLTIASVNNPNNGTVNLNPDTGEVVFTPTPGYIGPASFEYTVNDGNGGTSTATANITVEALPNQPPILVDDTATTQQDIPVTLTPLNNDTDPNGDNLTIASVNNPNNGTVNLNPDTGEVVFTPTPGYIGPASFEYTVNDGNGGISTATANITVEALPNQPPILVDDTATTQQDTPVXSVSLFL, encoded by the coding sequence ATTAGCTGGTTTAGGTTTAGCCTTCGGTGGAATGCTGGCTTCTCGTCGTCGCAAATCTCACTAAGAAATGATACTGAAATTAGTGTCAAAACATCTCAAGGCTTAAGTGANAGCACCCGTTACACCTCCAGTAGCAGAAGTTCCTCCTTCCGAACCCGTTACACCTCCAGTGACAGAAGTTCCTCCTTCCGAACCTGTTACACCTCCAGTGACAGAAGTTCCTCCTTCCGAACCTNATTTACTCCTACACCCGGTTATATTGGCCCTGCAAGTTTTGAATATACTGTCAATGATGGTAATGGGGGAATTAGCACCGCAACTGTTAATATTACTGTTGATGAACTTCCTAACCAACCGCCTATTCTTGTTGATGATACTGCTACAACTCAACAAGATACTCCTGTTACCCTAAATCCTTTAAATAATGATACCGACCCCAATGGAGATAATTTAACTATTGCATCTGTTAATAATCCTAATAACGGTACAGTTAACTTAAATCCTGATACTGGAGAAGTTGTCTTTACGCCTACACCCGGTTATATTGGCCCTGCAAGTTTTGAATATACTGTCAATGATGGTAATGGAGGAACAAGTACCGCAACGGCTAATATTACGGTTGAAGCACTACCCAACCAACCTCCTATTCTTGTTGATGATACGGCTACCACTCAACAAGATATTCCTGTTACCTTAACCCCTTTAAATAATGATACCGACCCCAATGGAGATAATTTAACTATTGCATCTGTTAATAATCCTAATAACGGTACAGTTAACTTAAATCCTGATACTGGAGAAGTTGTATTTACTCCTACACCCGGTTATATTGGCCCTGCAAGTTTTGAATATACTGTCAATGATGGTAATGGGGGAATTAGCACCGCAACGGCTAATATTACGGTTGAAGCACTACCCAACCAACCCCCTATTCTTGTTGATGATACTGCTACAACTCAACAAGATACTCCTGTTNGTTCTGTGTCGCTGTTCCTGTAA
- a CDS encoding PEP-CTERM sorting domain-containing protein, giving the protein MKTTLSTIIGSALLATGMAVSFVAAPAQAKPTDTGKPADAGKPADAGKPADPVVAAPAPAAPTSSFTLSGLTQTFNFANILGGDTVGDSIVSQFNLNVSETDTNQVLLQFVNTGSVSSAFISQIQFSDANNLLNFNSFAPAYNQGNVSFEADSKNLAQSKKIANWENSFGFATTSQGSGNGGIDAGEKLGLLFDGNFQSVISALTSNQLTVGMHVQGIGIANGASDTFISGSPDNVKVPEPATLAGLGLAFGGMLASRRRKSH; this is encoded by the coding sequence ATGAAAACCACATTATCGACAATTATCGGTTCTGCTTTATTAGCTACTGGAATGGCAGTTTCCTTCGTTGCTGCACCTGCACAAGCCAAACCTACTGATACAGGAAAACCGGCTGATGCAGGAAAACCGGCTGATGCAGGAAAACCGGCTGACCCCGTTGTTGCTGCTCCCGCGCCTGCTGCTCCAACTTCTAGTTTCACATTATCAGGCCTTACACAAACCTTTAACTTCGCTAATATCTTAGGTGGCGATACAGTTGGGGATAGCATTGTCAGCCAATTCAATCTTAATGTTAGCGAAACCGATACCAATCAAGTTCTGTTACAGTTTGTCAATACAGGTTCAGTATCCAGTGCGTTTATTAGCCAAATTCAATTCTCTGATGCAAATAACTTGTTAAACTTCAATAGTTTTGCACCAGCCTACAATCAAGGAAACGTGAGTTTTGAAGCAGATAGTAAAAATTTAGCTCAATCTAAGAAGATTGCAAATTGGGAAAACAGCTTTGGTTTTGCAACAACCAGTCAAGGTTCAGGAAATGGTGGAATTGATGCGGGTGAAAAGTTAGGCTTACTCTTCGATGGCAATTTTCAGTCAGTCATCAGTGCTTTGACCTCTAATCAATTAACAGTGGGAATGCACGTTCAAGGAATTGGTATTGCCAATGGCGCAAGTGATACATTTATCAGTGGAAGTCCTGATAATGTTAAAGTTCCCGAACCCGCCACATTAGCTGGTTTAGGTTTAGCCTTCGGTGGAATGCTGGCTTCTCGTCGTCGCAAATCTCACTAA
- a CDS encoding PEP-CTERM sorting domain-containing protein (PEP-CTERM proteins occur, often in large numbers, in the proteomes of bacteria that also encode an exosortase, a predicted intramembrane cysteine proteinase. The presence of a PEP-CTERM domain at a protein's C-terminus predicts cleavage within the sorting domain, followed by covalent anchoring to some some component of the (usually Gram-negative) cell surface. Many PEP-CTERM proteins exhibit an unusual sequence composition that includes large numbers of potential glycosylation sites. Expression of one such protein has been shown restore the ability of a bacterium to form floc, a type of biofilm.), whose product METPQPKAVSVPEPTTLVGLGLAFGGMLASRRRKSH is encoded by the coding sequence GTGGAAACTCCCCAACCTAAAGCTGTTTCAGTTCCTGAACCTACCACATTAGTTGGTTTAGGTTTAGCCTTCGGTGGAATGCTGGCTTCTCGTCGTCGCAAATCTCACTAA
- a CDS encoding Ig-like domain-containing protein: MPGAVLVGGCNSNGFGDGGGVYIEYGEKIAIDFADRVPWTILAREQDVGVPIRVKVGCGDGTXFTPTPSYIGPASFEYTVNDGNGGISTATANITVEALPNQPPILVDDTATTQQDIPVTLTPLNNDTXQ; encoded by the coding sequence TTGCCAGGTGCCGTTCTTGTCGGCGGCTGTAATAGCAATGGCTTCGGTGATGGTGGTGGTGTCTACATCGAATATGGGGAAAAGATTGCTATAGATTTTGCTGATAGGGTTCCATGGACTATCCTTGCCCGTGAGCAGGATGTCGGTGTCCCCATCAGAGTCAAAGTCGGCTGTGGTGACGGAACCANATTTACTCCCACACCCAGTTATATTGGGCCTGCAAGTTTTGAATATACTGTCAATGATGGAAACGGGGGAATTAGCACCGCAACGGCTAATATTACGGTTGAAGCACTACCCAACCAACCTCCTATTCTTGTTGATGATACGGCTACCACTCAACAAGATATTCCTGTCACCTTAACCCCTTTAAATAATGATACCNTCCAGTAG
- a CDS encoding calcium-binding protein, protein MLLGDERPNSLSGGVGQDTLLGYGEVDFLSGNLGQDVIYGFLGNDLIYGGADEDWVGGGKDNDLIFGGLGNDTLSGDLGNDTVLGEVGNDLLVGHTGEDLLSGGTGNDNLYGGDDNDLIHGGQGDDFVDGSNGDDLVTGDLGNDTLNGGVGTDSLIGGQGADIFMLNPGENGDIILDFLGGEDLLKLTQNYNFNQLTILQGSGTQAGNTLIQVAANNELLATLIGVPANSITANSFTLN, encoded by the coding sequence CTGCTCTTAGGAGATGAGCGTCCCAACTCCCTCAGTGGCGGTGTCGGTCAAGATACCCTACTCGGTTATGGTGAAGTTGATTTCCTCTCAGGAAACCTAGGTCAAGATGTGATTTATGGTTTCCTTGGAAACGACCTAATTTATGGTGGAGCCGATGAAGACTGGGTGGGAGGCGGTAAAGACAATGACCTGATTTTCGGAGGTTTAGGAAACGATACCCTCAGTGGCGATTTAGGCAATGATACGGTATTAGGAGAAGTTGGAAACGACCTGTTAGTTGGTCATACTGGAGAAGATCTGTTGTCAGGAGGTACAGGGAACGATAACCTTTACGGTGGCGACGATAACGATCTGATTCATGGCGGTCAAGGCGACGATTTTGTAGATGGAAGTAACGGCGATGATTTAGTCACAGGAGATTTAGGCAATGATACCCTTAATGGTGGAGTCGGAACAGATTCCCTCATCGGGGGTCAAGGAGCCGATATCTTTATGTTAAATCCGGGTGAAAATGGCGATATCATCCTAGATTTTCTCGGAGGTGAAGATCTGTTAAAATTGACCCAAAATTATAATTTTAATCAGCTTACCATCCTGCAAGGCAGTGGAACTCAAGCCGGAAATACCTTGATTCAAGTCGCAGCCAATAATGAACTTTTAGCCACTTTAATCGGTGTTCCTGCTAACTCAATTACCGCTAATTCTTTTACCCTTAATTAA
- a CDS encoding sulfotransferase, which translates to MLHHRYLYLTGLPCSGMFFVSQLLAQHPEINSNYLRSPLCDLLLNFRNFLTTNPELINQLNQDFKGTMERSLLGMRGFINGWSEPISQPWIVDFHPQWLEHLELVNLIDPDFKMVIFVRELGQIYGAIETQHQKTLLLDFPDKLASISRVERAQKLFIPPGIIGSSLKALEQIQDLEISLQERLFYVVYEHLMTNPQEVLTELFSWLNLQPITPNLTLINFELSNYSQSFGKYVEEPYNPHQPLVNYLLPKRFETTIQQNFTWFYQTFYPGLL; encoded by the coding sequence ATGCTCCATCATCGTTACCTTTATTTAACCGGACTTCCTTGCTCTGGGATGTTTTTTGTTAGTCAACTGTTAGCCCAACATCCTGAAATTAATAGTAATTATTTGCGATCGCCTCTTTGTGACTTACTGCTGAACTTTCGCAACTTTTTGACCACTAACCCCGAATTAATTAACCAATTAAATCAGGATTTTAAGGGGACAATGGAGCGATCACTCTTAGGAATGAGAGGGTTTATCAACGGATGGTCTGAACCGATCTCTCAACCTTGGATTGTTGATTTTCATCCCCAATGGTTGGAGCATTTAGAGTTAGTTAATTTAATTGATCCTGATTTTAAAATGGTTATTTTTGTCAGAGAATTAGGTCAAATCTATGGTGCGATAGAAACACAACATCAAAAAACATTACTATTAGATTTTCCTGATAAATTAGCTTCTATTTCACGAGTAGAACGCGCTCAAAAATTATTTATTCCTCCAGGGATTATCGGTTCAAGTCTCAAGGCTTTAGAACAAATTCAAGACTTAGAAATTAGTTTACAGGAACGATTATTTTATGTCGTTTACGAGCATTTAATGACGAATCCTCAAGAAGTCTTAACAGAATTATTCAGTTGGTTAAACCTCCAACCCATTACACCGAATTTAACCTTAATTAATTTTGAATTATCTAATTATTCCCAGTCTTTTGGTAAATATGTCGAAGAACCCTATAATCCCCATCAGCCATTAGTGAATTATCTGCTACCCAAACGTTTTGAAACCACAATTCAACAGAATTTTACTTGGTTTTATCAAACGTTTTACCCCGGTTTATTGTAA
- a CDS encoding GNAT family N-acetyltransferase yields MTLNPLILHQGCSLTLKRTTPDDAIFLFEKMYSCYEFMRLFRLNDTAETVEEVREKLIRRSRLTPAESGYLECLMIHKHHGIIGIIAAADYSALHKRAELLIGIFEEKYRSISYGIEAGLLMTDLIFNAYHLHRYYAYCYGYNHPVHAALITAGFQLEGIMKEHLYDPIAQQYIDLHIYAMNETQMRQNPRISRLSKRLVGRDITQPLTAPLPPPDESKIPGLGRISPSENQPYFAKSGILKRISS; encoded by the coding sequence ATGACTTTAAATCCTCTCATTCTGCATCAAGGATGTTCTCTAACCCTCAAACGCACAACTCCCGATGATGCTATTTTTCTATTTGAAAAAATGTATTCTTGTTATGAATTTATGCGTTTATTTCGTTTGAATGATACAGCAGAAACCGTAGAAGAAGTTAGAGAAAAATTAATCAGAAGATCCCGTTTAACACCTGCTGAAAGTGGTTATTTAGAATGTTTAATGATTCATAAACATCATGGCATCATTGGAATTATTGCCGCCGCCGACTATAGTGCTCTCCATAAAAGGGCTGAACTGTTAATTGGAATTTTTGAAGAAAAATATCGTTCTATTTCCTATGGGATTGAAGCGGGTTTATTAATGACAGATTTAATTTTTAATGCCTATCATTTACATCGCTATTATGCCTATTGTTATGGTTATAACCATCCTGTCCATGCAGCTTTAATTACCGCAGGATTTCAATTAGAAGGAATCATGAAAGAACATTTATATGATCCGATCGCTCAACAATATATTGATCTGCACATTTATGCTATGAATGAAACTCAGATGCGACAAAATCCTCGGATTTCTCGTTTATCTAAACGATTAGTTGGGCGTGATATTACCCAACCTTTAACAGCACCCCTTCCTCCTCCTGATGAATCAAAAATTCCGGGTCTGGGTCGTATTTCCCCATCAGAAAATCAACCTTATTTTGCTAAATCAGGAATACTTAAACGAATAAGTTCTTAA
- a CDS encoding MATE family efflux transporter, with translation MNQVQGRXSHLGVVPMAAHTIGMRIKDIGYIFGAGAASMTTVQVAHAIARNDAVGAKEESSLAACWAVIMMEGVSILALVFSPLVIGIFSNDTEVIATTTTILRIHIFYQAGDAIFMIYRAALVGLNDTFYVRNISLLGGWFVMIPVSLLLTSVMSFGVVGAWLKLTLNVLISAIFYAGRFHFKLRDRINN, from the coding sequence ATGAATCAGGTGCAAGGGAGGNTTAGTCATCTTGGTGTAGTACCAATGGCGGCACACACTATCGGGATGAGAATTAAAGATATTGGTTACATCTTTGGCGCAGGTGCTGCCAGTATGACAACCGTTCAAGTCGCCCATGCGATAGCGCGTAACGACGCAGTTGGCGCAAAAGAAGAATCATCCCTTGCCGCCTGCTGGGCAGTTATAATGATGGAAGGAGTTAGCATTCTCGCCCTAGTTTTTTCGCCGTTAGTCATCGGAATATTCAGTAACGACACTGAAGTCATAGCAACCACTACTACCATTCTGCGTATTCATATTTTTTACCAAGCTGGCGATGCTATTTTTATGATTTACCGAGCCGCTTTGGTGGGATTAAATGATACTTTCTATGTGCGAAATATCAGTTTATTAGGCGGTTGGTTTGTAATGATACCTGTTTCATTATTACTAACAAGCGTTATGTCTTTCGGCGTAGTAGGGGCTTGGCTTAAACTAACCCTTAATGTGTTAATCAGTGCGATATTCTACGCAGGACGTTTTCACTTTAAATTGAGAGATAGAATAAACAATTGA